One Rhodococcus sp. P1Y DNA window includes the following coding sequences:
- a CDS encoding amidohydrolase family protein, which translates to MTIPLTVEVPSGTPRGSVVAETEQVRSFWQELGLPGVFDVHTHFMPKNVMDKVWAYFDQVGSAQNPVTPQAPLLPTGMAWPITYREDEDARLNTLRGFGVRGFTSMIYPHKPSMAAWLNSWGADFASRTPDCLHTATFYPEESAAEYVADAISAGTRIFKSHIQVGSYSPNDALLEPVWGAIEDASIPVVIHCGSGPTPGPHTGPGPIGELLGRFPRLPLIIAHMGMPEYSEFLDLAERYEHVRLDTTMAFTDFSEARWPFPSSEMSRLRDLQGRILFGSDFPNIPYTYAEALEAVARLDLGDDWVRDVCYSNGAELFTLA; encoded by the coding sequence ATGACCATCCCCCTCACAGTCGAAGTTCCGTCCGGCACGCCTCGCGGAAGTGTCGTCGCGGAGACCGAGCAGGTCCGTTCGTTCTGGCAGGAACTCGGCCTTCCGGGGGTGTTCGACGTGCACACCCACTTCATGCCGAAGAACGTCATGGACAAGGTATGGGCATATTTCGACCAAGTAGGATCAGCCCAGAACCCGGTCACTCCGCAGGCTCCGCTCCTGCCCACAGGCATGGCCTGGCCGATCACCTACCGCGAGGACGAGGACGCGCGGCTGAACACGCTGCGTGGGTTCGGAGTTCGCGGTTTCACGTCGATGATCTACCCGCACAAGCCGAGCATGGCTGCGTGGCTCAACTCCTGGGGCGCCGATTTCGCCTCCAGAACACCGGACTGCCTGCACACCGCGACGTTCTATCCCGAAGAATCAGCAGCCGAGTACGTCGCGGACGCGATCTCTGCGGGTACCCGTATCTTCAAGTCGCACATCCAGGTCGGCAGCTACTCGCCCAACGACGCCTTACTCGAGCCGGTGTGGGGCGCAATCGAGGACGCCTCGATACCCGTCGTGATCCACTGCGGTTCGGGACCGACCCCTGGCCCGCACACGGGACCGGGACCGATCGGGGAGCTGCTCGGTCGTTTTCCTCGACTGCCACTGATCATCGCGCACATGGGCATGCCCGAATACTCCGAGTTCTTGGATTTGGCCGAGCGCTACGAGCACGTGCGCCTGGACACCACCATGGCCTTCACCGACTTCTCGGAGGCACGGTGGCCGTTCCCCTCGTCGGAGATGTCCCGCCTTCGAGACTTGCAGGGGCGCATACTGTTCGGGAGCGACTTTCCCAACATTCCGTACACCTACGCCGAGGCACTCGAGGCCGTGGCCCGGCTCGACCTGGGCGACGACTGGGTCCGAGACGTCTGCTATTCCAACGGAGCCGAACTGTTCACCCTCGCTTGA
- a CDS encoding NADPH:quinone oxidoreductase family protein, with protein sequence MRAVHITSLDGPDSVQVTEVDEPAVRDGAVVIDVHAAGVAFPDALLTRGLYQYKPELPFVPGSEIAGVVRSAPEGSGFAAGDRVASLTGLSDGMAEVAVVSPDTVFALPDAVSLTAGAGLLFNDLTVHFALRERGRLAEGETVLVHGAAGGIGTSALRIAPVLGASRVIAVVSTKAKGETATAAGATDVVLVEDENGKGWKDAVKELTGGKGVDVIVDPVGGDRFTDSIRSLAPSGRILVLGFTGGEIPTVKVNRLLLNNVDVVGVGWGAWWMSRPGYLATQWAELQPLLASGALTAPEPSVFPLEKAGEAIASLENRTAAGKVVLTLK encoded by the coding sequence ATGCGCGCGGTACACATCACGAGTCTCGACGGCCCGGATTCGGTCCAGGTCACGGAGGTCGACGAGCCTGCGGTGCGCGACGGTGCGGTGGTGATCGACGTGCATGCGGCCGGGGTCGCATTCCCCGACGCGCTGCTCACCAGAGGGCTCTATCAGTACAAGCCGGAACTACCCTTCGTGCCGGGCAGCGAGATTGCCGGCGTGGTGCGGTCCGCGCCCGAGGGCTCGGGATTCGCAGCCGGGGATCGCGTGGCGTCGTTGACGGGGCTGTCCGACGGTATGGCTGAGGTTGCCGTCGTGTCCCCCGACACTGTGTTCGCGCTGCCGGACGCTGTGTCGCTGACGGCAGGCGCGGGTCTGCTGTTCAACGATCTGACGGTGCACTTCGCGCTGCGGGAGCGCGGACGTCTCGCCGAGGGCGAGACCGTTCTGGTGCACGGCGCTGCGGGTGGGATCGGAACGTCCGCGTTGCGCATCGCGCCGGTGCTCGGCGCATCCCGAGTCATCGCTGTGGTCAGCACGAAAGCCAAGGGCGAGACAGCCACTGCGGCGGGTGCGACGGATGTCGTTCTCGTCGAGGACGAGAACGGGAAGGGCTGGAAGGACGCGGTCAAGGAACTGACGGGCGGAAAGGGTGTCGACGTGATCGTCGACCCTGTCGGCGGTGACCGGTTCACCGACAGCATCCGAAGCCTTGCACCGTCGGGAAGAATTCTGGTGCTGGGATTCACCGGGGGTGAGATTCCCACGGTGAAGGTCAATCGGTTGCTGCTGAACAACGTCGACGTAGTCGGAGTCGGTTGGGGAGCCTGGTGGATGAGCAGGCCTGGGTACCTCGCAACTCAGTGGGCCGAGCTGCAACCCCTGCTTGCGTCGGGCGCGCTCACAGCGCCCGAGCCGTCGGTGTTCCCGCTGGAGAAGGCGGGCGAGGCCATTGCATCTCTCGAAAATCGCACTGCTGCAGGGAAAGTAGTTCTCACTTTGAAGTAG